The Streptomyces sp. NBC_00576 genome contains the following window.
GCCTTCGTCAGGGCGTCCACGTCGTCGACCTCGACGACCAGTTCCACCCGAAGTCGTACAAAACGTGATGTCTCTGATGTGCTCATGGTCGGAGAGCGTACGGCTCACAGCTCCCGCAACTTTCCCACGACCCGCGCCTTTCATTAGCATCGGGGCCACGGCCAATTCGCCAGCGCCACAAGGGGATCGATATTCCGTGTCATCCGCACATCGATCGTTGTTGACCGCCACCGCCGCAGGCACCCTCCTGGGTGCTCTGTGGTTCGTCCCGTCCGCCAACGCGACGGCCGAGAAGTCGGTGGAGCGGCAGCACAGAGCGGACACGTCCATGTCCACGATGTCGGACTTCACTCGTCAGATATCCGTGACGAAAACGAACACAAGCACCAGTACGACCACCGGCACGAGCACGAGTGGGAGCACGACCACCGCCACGTCGACATCCACGACGACCTCGGACTCGGCCGCCGACGACGGCACCCGCCTCGCCGACACCGGCACCTTCGACACCACCCCGTACGTCTACGGCGGCACACTCAGCCTCGCCCTGGGCGCGGGGTTCGTGGTGTATTCGCTGCGGCGGGAACGCCTGGGGTTCTGAGCGGGATCGGGACGCGGGATACCAAGTTTTTGCGGAACTTGGAGAACTTGACGTTTTTTTGACCGTCGAAGAAAAGGGGCCCCGTCCGGCGGCACCGGCAGGGCCCCGACCCCCGCACCGCGGCGGCTACTGCAGCGGCCCGGTCACCGGCTCCACCGCCGCGACCACCTGCCCACCCCGCACGAACACGTCCGCCGCGGCGAGGTCGGGCGCCAGGAACCGGTCCGGCCCCGGCCCCTCGACCCCGGCCGCCCGTACGGCGTCGATGACGGCCTGGGACGCGGGCGCGGGCGTCAGACCCTCCCGCAGCTCGATGGCGCGCGTGGCGGCGTACAGCTCGACGGCGATGATCCGGGCGAGGTTGTCGACGGCCGTACGGAGTTTGCGCGCCGCCGACCAGCCCATCGAGACGTGGTCCTCCTGCATCGCGGAGGACGGGATCGAGTCGGCCGAGGCGGGTACGGCGAGCCGCTTCAACTCGCTGACCAGAGCGGCCTGCGTGTACTGGGCGATCATCAGCCCGCTGTCCACCCCGGCGTCGTCCGCGAGGAACGGCGGCAGCCCGTGCGAGCGGTTCTTGTCGAGGAGACGGTCCGTGCGCCGCTCGGCGATCGAC
Protein-coding sequences here:
- a CDS encoding cell wall protein, with the translated sequence MSSAHRSLLTATAAGTLLGALWFVPSANATAEKSVERQHRADTSMSTMSDFTRQISVTKTNTSTSTTTGTSTSGSTTTATSTSTTTSDSAADDGTRLADTGTFDTTPYVYGGTLSLALGAGFVVYSLRRERLGF